In the genome of uncultured Celeribacter sp., the window CGCGAGCCAGGAAACCGGCCAGCTGCCACATCAACCGCCGTCGGGTGTGACGGCAAGGAGTACGCGATATGCATATTGAACCGGGCATCGTCACAGGTGCCAAAATCGTCCTGAGCTATGCCACAGCGGCAGGCGCGGGTCTCTATACCCTCAAATCCACCGTCGACACGATCCGTCAGCAAGGTCTTGTGTCTCTGGTCGGGCGGTCTGTCATTGCCACCGCCGCCGTCTTCACCTTTTTTCAGGTGCTGCCGCATTATCCGGTTGGCGTGTCCGAGGTGCATCTGATCCTCGGCTCGACCCTGTTTCTGATCCTGGGTGCCGCGCCCGCGGCCATCGGTCTGGCGCTTGGGCTGCTGGCGCAGGGGGTGTTCTTTGCGCCCTTCGATCTGCCGCAATACGGGATGAATGTGACGACGCTTCTGGTGCCGCTCTTCGGGCTTCAGATGTTGGCCAAACGCGTGATCGCGCCGGGCACCGCCTATGTCGATCTGCAATACCGTCAAGCTCTGGCGCTCTCGACCGCCTATCAGGGCGGGATCGTGCTTTGGGTGGCTTT includes:
- a CDS encoding energy-coupling factor ABC transporter permease — its product is MHIEPGIVTGAKIVLSYATAAGAGLYTLKSTVDTIRQQGLVSLVGRSVIATAAVFTFFQVLPHYPVGVSEVHLILGSTLFLILGAAPAAIGLALGLLAQGVFFAPFDLPQYGMNVTTLLVPLFGLQMLAKRVIAPGTAYVDLQYRQALALSTAYQGGIVLWVAFWAIYGQGVTNVSQVMSFGAAYMTVILIEPLLDLAVLALAKRAKSLQGSGFVTPRLYA